The following are from one region of the Streptomyces rubrogriseus genome:
- the frc gene encoding formyl-CoA transferase yields MTAKALEGIRVLDMTHVQSGPSATQLLAWLGADVVKLEAPHGDITRGQLRDLPDVDSLYFTMLNCNKRSITLNTKTERGKEILTELIRRSDVMVENFGPGAVDRMGFTWDRIKEINPRIVYASIKGFGEGPYTAFKAYEVVAQAMGGSMSTTGFEDGPPLATGAQIGDSGTGVHVVAGILAALYQREHTGRGQRVNVAMQHAVLNLCRVKLRDQQRLSHGPLAEYPNEDFGDEVPRSGNASGGGQPGWAVKCAPGGPNDYVYVIVQPVGWRPLSELIGRPELAEDPEWATPRARLPKLNKMFQLIEEWSSTLPKWEVLERLNAHNIPCGPILSTKEIIEDDSLVANEMVVTVPHPERGEFVTVGSPLKLSDSPVQVTSSPLLGEHNEEVYVGELGLGDEELRLLKSSGVI; encoded by the coding sequence ATGACAGCGAAGGCTCTTGAGGGCATCCGCGTCCTGGACATGACGCATGTGCAGTCCGGGCCCTCGGCGACCCAGCTGCTCGCCTGGCTCGGCGCCGACGTCGTGAAGCTGGAGGCGCCGCACGGCGACATCACGCGGGGGCAGCTGCGCGATCTGCCGGACGTCGACTCCCTCTACTTCACGATGCTCAACTGCAACAAGCGCAGCATCACCCTCAACACCAAGACCGAGCGCGGCAAGGAGATCCTCACCGAGCTGATCCGCCGCTCGGACGTCATGGTCGAGAACTTCGGACCGGGCGCGGTGGACCGGATGGGCTTCACCTGGGACCGCATCAAGGAGATCAATCCACGGATCGTCTACGCCTCCATCAAGGGGTTCGGCGAGGGCCCGTACACCGCTTTCAAGGCGTACGAGGTCGTCGCGCAGGCCATGGGCGGGTCGATGTCCACCACCGGTTTCGAGGACGGGCCGCCGCTGGCGACGGGGGCCCAGATCGGGGACTCGGGCACGGGCGTCCACGTCGTGGCGGGCATCCTCGCCGCCCTCTACCAGCGGGAGCACACCGGACGCGGTCAGCGGGTGAACGTGGCCATGCAGCACGCGGTGCTCAACCTCTGCCGGGTGAAGCTGCGCGACCAGCAGCGCCTGAGCCATGGTCCACTCGCCGAATATCCCAACGAGGACTTCGGCGACGAGGTTCCCAGGTCCGGGAACGCGTCCGGCGGCGGGCAACCGGGGTGGGCGGTCAAGTGCGCGCCGGGCGGCCCCAACGACTACGTGTACGTCATCGTCCAGCCGGTCGGCTGGCGGCCGCTCAGTGAGCTGATCGGCCGCCCCGAGCTGGCCGAGGACCCCGAGTGGGCGACCCCGCGGGCCCGGCTGCCGAAGCTGAACAAGATGTTCCAGCTGATCGAGGAGTGGTCGTCCACGCTGCCCAAGTGGGAGGTGCTGGAGCGGCTGAACGCCCACAACATCCCGTGCGGGCCGATCCTGTCCACGAAGGAGATCATCGAGGACGACTCACTGGTCGCCAACGAGATGGTCGTCACCGTGCCCCACCCCGAGCGGGGCGAGTTCGTGACCGTGGGCAGCCCGCTGAAGCTCTCGGACTCCCCGGTGCAGGTGACCAGTTCGCCGCTGCTCGGCGAGCACAACGAGGAGGTCTACGTCGGCGAGCTGGGCCTCGGCGACGAGGAACTGCGGCTGCTCAAGTCGAGCGGGGTGATCTGA
- a CDS encoding acetate--CoA ligase family protein — MAEDRLARVRGLLDAVRGEGRTALTAPEGKVLADAYGIAVPGEELARDVDEAVACAARFGGPVVMKIVSPDILHKTDAGGVVVGVEGAADVRAAFCRIVDNARAYDASARIEGVQVQELLPQGQEVIVGAVTDPTFGKVVAFGLGGVLVEVLKDVTFRLAPVDADEALSMLDSIRAAEVLRGVRGQAGVDRWAVAEQIRRVSELVADFPEIAEVDLNPVIATPEGAVAADIRVILATDTPKERRRYTREEILTSMRRLMQPASVAVIGASGEPGKIGNSVMRNLVDGGFAGEIHPVNPKADDILGRKAYKSVTDVPGEVDVAVFAIPARFVAAALEEVGRKRIPNAVLIPSGFAETGEQALQDEIVAVAERHGVRLLGPNIYGYYSTWQDLCATFCTPYDVKGGVALTSQSGGIGMAILGFARTTKTGVSAIVGLGNKSDLDEDDLLTWFGEDPHTECIAMHLEDLKDGRAFVEAARATVPRKPVVVLKAGRTAAGAKAAGSHTGALAGDDAVYDDVLRQAGVIRAPGLNEMLEYARALPVLPAPRGDNVVIITGAGGSGVLLSDAVTDNGLSLMEIPPDLDRAFRAFIPPFGAAGNPVDITGGEPPSTYEATIRLGLEDPRIHALVLGYWHTIVTPPMVFAELTARVVAEFRERGVEKPVVASLAGDVEVEEACQYLFERGVVAYPYTTEKPVAVLGAKYRWARAAGLLGGGS, encoded by the coding sequence ATGGCCGAGGACCGTCTGGCGCGGGTGCGCGGCCTCCTGGACGCCGTACGCGGCGAGGGACGCACGGCGCTGACCGCCCCCGAGGGCAAGGTGCTCGCCGACGCCTACGGGATCGCCGTACCCGGCGAGGAGCTGGCGCGGGACGTCGACGAGGCGGTGGCGTGCGCGGCGCGGTTCGGCGGACCCGTGGTGATGAAGATCGTCTCGCCGGACATCCTGCACAAGACCGACGCCGGCGGTGTGGTCGTCGGCGTCGAGGGCGCGGCGGACGTGCGGGCGGCGTTCTGCCGGATCGTCGACAACGCGCGCGCGTACGACGCCTCAGCGCGGATCGAGGGGGTGCAGGTTCAAGAGCTGCTGCCGCAGGGGCAGGAGGTCATCGTCGGGGCGGTCACCGACCCGACGTTCGGCAAGGTGGTGGCGTTCGGACTCGGCGGGGTGCTGGTCGAGGTGCTGAAGGACGTCACCTTCCGGCTGGCTCCCGTGGACGCCGACGAGGCGCTGTCCATGCTGGACTCGATCAGGGCGGCCGAGGTGCTGCGCGGGGTGCGCGGACAGGCCGGGGTGGACCGGTGGGCGGTGGCGGAGCAGATCCGCCGGGTCTCCGAGCTGGTCGCCGACTTCCCGGAGATCGCCGAGGTGGACCTGAACCCCGTGATCGCCACGCCCGAGGGCGCGGTCGCCGCCGACATCAGGGTGATCCTGGCGACCGACACGCCGAAGGAGCGGCGCCGGTACACGCGCGAGGAGATCCTCACCTCGATGCGCCGTCTGATGCAGCCCGCGTCGGTCGCGGTGATCGGCGCGTCGGGCGAGCCGGGGAAGATCGGCAACTCGGTGATGCGCAACCTCGTCGACGGCGGCTTCGCGGGCGAGATCCACCCGGTGAACCCCAAGGCCGATGACATCTTGGGCCGCAAGGCGTACAAGAGTGTCACCGACGTTCCCGGTGAGGTGGATGTGGCGGTCTTCGCGATCCCCGCGCGGTTCGTGGCGGCGGCCCTGGAGGAGGTGGGGCGCAAGCGGATCCCCAACGCCGTCCTCATCCCCTCCGGCTTCGCCGAGACCGGCGAACAGGCGCTCCAGGACGAGATCGTGGCGGTCGCCGAACGGCACGGCGTCCGGCTGCTCGGCCCGAACATCTACGGCTACTACTCGACCTGGCAGGACCTGTGCGCCACGTTCTGCACGCCCTACGACGTCAAGGGCGGCGTCGCGCTGACCTCGCAGTCGGGCGGCATCGGCATGGCCATCCTGGGCTTCGCGCGGACCACGAAGACCGGCGTGTCGGCGATCGTCGGGCTGGGCAACAAGTCGGACCTGGACGAGGACGACCTGCTGACCTGGTTCGGCGAGGACCCGCACACCGAGTGCATCGCGATGCACCTGGAGGACCTCAAGGACGGTCGCGCGTTCGTCGAGGCGGCGCGCGCGACCGTGCCGAGGAAGCCGGTCGTGGTGCTCAAGGCGGGCCGTACGGCGGCGGGCGCCAAGGCGGCCGGGTCGCACACCGGGGCGCTGGCCGGGGACGACGCCGTGTACGACGACGTCCTGCGGCAGGCCGGCGTCATCCGGGCGCCGGGGCTCAACGAGATGCTGGAGTACGCGCGCGCGTTGCCCGTGCTGCCCGCCCCCAGGGGCGACAACGTGGTCATCATCACCGGCGCCGGCGGCAGCGGGGTGCTGCTCTCCGACGCGGTGACGGACAACGGGCTGTCGCTGATGGAGATTCCGCCCGACCTGGACAGGGCGTTCCGCGCCTTCATCCCGCCGTTCGGTGCGGCCGGCAACCCGGTGGACATCACCGGGGGCGAGCCGCCGTCGACGTACGAGGCGACGATCCGGCTCGGTCTGGAGGACCCGCGCATCCACGCGCTCGTCCTCGGCTACTGGCACACCATCGTCACGCCTCCCATGGTGTTCGCCGAACTCACCGCGCGCGTGGTGGCCGAATTCCGCGAACGCGGCGTCGAGAAGCCCGTGGTGGCCTCCCTGGCGGGCGACGTGGAGGTGGAGGAGGCGTGCCAGTACCTCTTCGAGCGCGGCGTCGTGGCGTACCCGTACACGACCGAGAAGCCGGTGGCGGTGCTGGGCGCCAAGTACCGGTGGGCGCGGGCCGCGGGCCTGTTGGGGGGCGGTTCATGA
- a CDS encoding sugar phosphate isomerase/epimerase family protein, giving the protein MTPFTDSSRTDADPSADGPGESLRRALGVNRRRFLSTCTAVAAGAVAAPVLGASPALAHDRGRDHDHGHGHGHGQVLVPADKRGIILYTVRDATARDPLASDLPSGFREVFKQLSRHGYRQVEFAGYNQHANAPGGASLESVKGARLLRSWLDDYGLRAQGNHGFIPSSWPLTQADKDTFKKHLEIANILGMDHMGTGGDPTGSSYRADWDVAADKWNALGAIAHREGIKLYTHNHDSAYGFLLDGGPLDDQGRPTRSSGIRKLEYFLKVTDPRVVWLEMDIFWAHVAQYKFHEYTAHDGTTRKNVFDPAGLVVRNNRRYPLFHAKDGVVSTTNGMGYDMVPFGTGVIDYTTFFSRVGQRNYHNPMIEDDNSPSATDPSQSLREAKISYDNLAALRKRRH; this is encoded by the coding sequence GTGACCCCGTTCACCGACTCCTCCCGCACCGACGCCGACCCGTCCGCCGACGGCCCGGGCGAGAGCCTGCGCCGCGCCCTCGGCGTGAACCGGCGCCGCTTCCTCAGCACCTGCACCGCGGTGGCGGCCGGAGCCGTCGCCGCCCCCGTCCTCGGCGCCTCCCCGGCGCTCGCCCACGACCGGGGCAGAGACCACGACCACGGTCATGGACACGGCCACGGGCAGGTCCTCGTCCCGGCGGACAAGCGCGGCATCATCCTCTACACCGTCCGCGACGCCACCGCCCGCGACCCCCTCGCCTCGGACCTGCCCTCCGGCTTCCGCGAGGTCTTCAAGCAGCTGTCCCGCCACGGCTACCGCCAGGTGGAGTTCGCCGGATACAACCAGCACGCCAACGCACCGGGCGGCGCCAGCCTGGAGTCCGTCAAGGGCGCCCGGCTGCTGCGCTCCTGGCTCGACGACTACGGGCTGCGCGCCCAGGGCAACCACGGCTTCATCCCGTCCTCCTGGCCGCTGACCCAGGCGGACAAGGACACCTTCAAGAAGCACCTGGAGATCGCCAACATCCTCGGCATGGACCACATGGGCACCGGCGGCGACCCCACCGGCAGCTCCTACCGCGCCGACTGGGACGTGGCCGCCGACAAGTGGAACGCCCTCGGCGCGATCGCCCACCGGGAGGGCATCAAGCTCTACACCCACAACCACGACAGCGCCTACGGATTCCTGCTCGACGGCGGCCCGCTGGACGACCAGGGCCGGCCGACCCGCAGCTCGGGCATCCGGAAACTGGAGTACTTCCTCAAGGTCACCGACCCGAGGGTGGTCTGGCTGGAGATGGACATCTTCTGGGCCCACGTCGCCCAGTACAAGTTCCACGAGTACACCGCCCATGACGGCACCACCCGGAAGAACGTCTTCGACCCGGCCGGCCTGGTCGTCCGCAACAACCGGCGCTACCCGCTCTTCCACGCCAAGGACGGCGTGGTCAGCACGACCAACGGCATGGGCTACGACATGGTGCCGTTCGGGACCGGCGTCATCGACTACACGACGTTCTTCTCCCGGGTCGGACAGCGCAACTACCACAACCCGATGATCGAGGACGACAACTCGCCGAGCGCCACCGATCCCTCGCAGTCCCTGCGGGAGGCCAAGATCAGCTACGACAACCTGGCCGCCCTGCGCAAGCGCCGCCACTGA
- a CDS encoding nucleotide pyrophosphatase/phosphodiesterase family protein: MTRPTPSDGPTPLLVLDVVGLTPRLLDHMPHLKQLGQSGSRAPLGTVLPAVTCAAQSTFLTGTMPSEHGIVGNGWYFRELGDVLLWRQHNGLVAGDKLWDAARRAHPGYTVANICWWYAMGADTDITVTPRPVYYADGRKEPDCYTRPPALHDELTDKLGTFPLFHFWGPGADLVSSQWIIDATRHIMATRHPDLTLCYLPHLDYDLQRFGPDDPRSRKAAADLDAALAPLLDDARAESRTVVALSEYGITPVSRPVDINRALRRAGLLEVHTQDGMEYLDPMASRAFAVADHQVAHVYVRRPEDLDATRAALDGLPGIEQLLDDEGKKAQHLDHPRAGELVALAEPDAWFTYYYWLDDDRAPDFAQLVEIHRKPGYDPVELFMDPLDPYVKVKAAGALARKKLGMRYRMAVVPLDASPIRGSHGRLPASDDDGPLLICSTPRAVGDRVAATDVKQLLLRLAGLG, from the coding sequence ATGACCCGACCCACCCCCTCCGACGGACCGACCCCCCTCCTCGTCCTGGACGTCGTCGGCCTCACCCCCCGTCTCCTCGACCACATGCCCCACCTCAAGCAGCTCGGCCAGTCCGGCTCCCGGGCGCCGCTCGGCACCGTCCTGCCGGCCGTGACCTGCGCCGCCCAGTCCACCTTCCTGACCGGCACCATGCCCTCCGAGCACGGCATCGTCGGCAACGGCTGGTACTTCCGCGAACTCGGCGACGTCCTGCTGTGGCGCCAGCACAACGGACTCGTGGCCGGCGACAAACTCTGGGACGCCGCCCGCCGCGCCCACCCCGGCTACACCGTCGCCAACATCTGCTGGTGGTACGCCATGGGCGCCGACACCGACATCACCGTCACCCCCCGTCCCGTCTACTACGCCGACGGCCGCAAGGAGCCCGACTGCTACACCAGGCCCCCGGCCCTGCACGACGAACTCACCGACAAACTCGGCACCTTCCCTCTCTTCCACTTCTGGGGACCCGGCGCCGACCTGGTCTCCAGCCAGTGGATCATCGACGCCACCCGGCACATCATGGCCACCCGCCATCCCGACCTGACCCTCTGCTACCTCCCTCACCTCGACTACGACCTGCAGCGCTTCGGCCCCGACGACCCGCGCTCCCGGAAGGCCGCCGCCGACCTCGACGCGGCACTGGCCCCGCTGCTCGACGACGCCCGCGCCGAAAGCCGCACCGTCGTCGCGCTGTCCGAGTACGGCATCACCCCCGTCAGCCGGCCCGTGGACATCAACCGCGCCCTGCGCCGCGCCGGACTGCTCGAGGTGCACACCCAGGACGGCATGGAGTACCTCGACCCGATGGCCTCCCGCGCCTTCGCGGTCGCCGACCACCAGGTCGCCCACGTGTACGTCCGCCGCCCCGAGGACCTCGACGCCACCCGTGCCGCCCTGGACGGACTGCCCGGCATCGAGCAACTCCTCGACGACGAGGGCAAGAAGGCCCAGCACCTCGACCATCCCCGCGCCGGCGAACTGGTCGCCCTCGCGGAGCCGGACGCCTGGTTCACGTACTACTACTGGCTCGACGACGACCGCGCGCCCGACTTCGCGCAGCTCGTCGAGATCCACCGCAAACCCGGCTACGACCCGGTCGAACTGTTCATGGACCCGCTCGACCCCTACGTCAAGGTCAAGGCGGCCGGCGCGCTGGCCCGCAAGAAGCTCGGCATGCGCTACCGCATGGCGGTCGTGCCCCTCGACGCGTCACCTATTCGAGGCAGCCACGGCCGCCTCCCCGCGAGCGACGACGACGGTCCGCTCCTCATCTGCTCCACCCCCCGCGCTGTCGGAGACCGCGTCGCGGCCACCGACGTGAAACAACTCCTGCTCCGGCTCGCCGGACTCGGCTGA
- a CDS encoding thiamine pyrophosphate-binding protein codes for MPDDTQDVISGGHLVAKALKAEGVDRIYTLCGGHIIDIYDGCVDEGIEVVDVRHEQVAAHAADGYARITGKPGCAVVTAGPGTTDAVTGVANAFRAESPMLLIGGQGAHTQHKMGSLQDLPHVDMMTPITKFAATVPDTARAADMVSMAFRECYHGAPGPSFLEIPRDVLDAKVPADRARVPRAGGYRASTRSAGDPEAVERLADLLVHAEKPAVLLGSQVWTTRATEAAVELVRTLNVPAYMNGAGRGTLPPGDPHHFQLSRRYAFSNADVIVIVGTPFDFRMGYGKRLSPDATVVQIDLDYRTVGKNRDIDLGIVGDAGLVLRSVTEAASGRINGGAAKRKEWLDELRAAERTALDKRLPQLRSDASPIHPYRLVSEINDFLTEDSIYIGDGGDIVTFSGQVVQPKSPGHWMDPGPLGTLGVGVPFVLAAKQARPDKEVVALFGDGAFSLTGWDFETLVRYDLPFVGIVGNNSSMNQIRYGQAVKYGKERERVGNTLGDVPYDRFARMLGGHGEEVRDPADIGLALRRARESGKPSLINVWVDPDAYAPGTMNQTMYK; via the coding sequence GACACCCAGGACGTCATCTCCGGCGGCCACCTCGTTGCCAAGGCACTCAAGGCAGAGGGGGTCGACCGCATCTACACGCTGTGCGGCGGCCACATCATCGACATCTACGACGGCTGCGTCGACGAGGGCATCGAGGTCGTCGACGTACGCCACGAGCAGGTCGCCGCGCACGCCGCCGACGGATACGCCCGCATCACCGGCAAGCCCGGCTGCGCGGTGGTCACCGCCGGGCCGGGCACCACCGACGCCGTCACCGGGGTCGCCAACGCCTTCCGCGCCGAGTCACCCATGCTGCTGATCGGCGGTCAGGGCGCCCACACCCAGCACAAGATGGGGTCCCTCCAGGACCTGCCGCACGTCGACATGATGACGCCGATCACCAAGTTCGCGGCGACCGTGCCGGACACCGCCCGCGCCGCCGACATGGTGTCGATGGCGTTCCGCGAGTGCTACCACGGCGCGCCGGGGCCGTCCTTCCTGGAGATCCCGCGCGACGTGCTGGACGCCAAGGTGCCGGCGGACAGGGCGCGGGTGCCGCGGGCCGGGGGCTACCGCGCCTCCACCAGGTCGGCCGGCGACCCGGAGGCGGTCGAGAGGCTCGCCGACCTGCTGGTGCACGCCGAGAAGCCCGCCGTCCTGCTCGGCAGCCAGGTGTGGACGACGCGCGCGACCGAGGCCGCCGTCGAGCTGGTCCGCACGCTGAACGTCCCGGCGTACATGAACGGCGCCGGCCGCGGCACCCTGCCGCCGGGCGACCCGCACCACTTCCAGCTCTCCCGCCGCTACGCCTTCTCCAACGCCGACGTGATCGTCATAGTCGGCACACCCTTCGACTTCCGGATGGGCTACGGCAAGCGGCTCTCCCCCGACGCGACCGTCGTGCAGATCGACCTCGACTACCGCACCGTCGGCAAGAACCGCGACATCGACCTCGGCATCGTCGGCGACGCGGGGCTGGTGCTGAGGTCGGTGACCGAGGCGGCGTCCGGACGGATCAACGGGGGCGCGGCGAAGCGCAAGGAGTGGCTGGACGAGCTGCGTGCGGCCGAGCGGACGGCGCTGGACAAGCGGCTGCCGCAGCTCAGGTCGGACGCCTCGCCCATCCACCCGTACCGGCTGGTCAGCGAGATCAACGACTTCCTCACCGAGGACTCGATCTACATCGGCGACGGCGGCGACATCGTCACCTTCTCCGGTCAGGTCGTGCAGCCCAAGTCACCCGGCCACTGGATGGACCCGGGACCGCTCGGCACCCTCGGCGTCGGCGTCCCCTTCGTGCTGGCCGCCAAGCAGGCGCGGCCCGACAAGGAGGTCGTCGCCCTCTTCGGCGACGGCGCCTTCTCGCTCACCGGCTGGGACTTCGAGACCCTGGTCCGCTACGACCTCCCGTTCGTCGGCATCGTCGGCAACAACTCCTCGATGAACCAGATCCGCTACGGCCAGGCCGTGAAGTACGGCAAGGAGCGCGAGCGGGTCGGCAACACCCTCGGCGACGTGCCCTACGACCGGTTCGCCCGGATGCTGGGGGGCCACGGCGAGGAGGTCCGCGACCCCGCCGACATCGGCCTCGCGCTGCGCCGGGCCCGCGAGTCCGGCAAGCCGTCCCTGATCAACGTCTGGGTGGACCCGGACGCGTACGCCCCCGGAACCATGAACCAGACGATGTACAAGTGA
- a CDS encoding OFA family MFS transporter, translating to MTTTDVTRVAAYREVTDRNGRVYRVGESDIDIMGRKRKWMVILPWIGMMGISSAEYAFASAEDTLHEAQHWSSGSIYWMMTAWVFCQAAVAFPAGRLRESGKLPARWAMMLGSAGTLLGYLSLAYAPHVSLAFIGFGVFSGMGAGMVYATCVNMVGKWYPERRGGKTGFVNGGFAYGSVPFVFIFHGYMDTSNFRWVLVSAGVFLAAMVAIAGFYFRDPPKNWWPAAVDPLNPPADPRARRSLEKNPPAVKQYSPMEAWKTGRVALMWFCLACTSGVNIFGIAFQVDIGEEAGFAAGIVAAAMSLKAIVNGTGRGVIGWLSDLYGRKQCLLYVCAILGLAQFGIIWSAEIKNLPLFLVFSAISGFGGGAIFPMFAALTADYFGENNNATNYGMVYSSKLVSGLGAGMGSVVVGVWGYNGAFSLAGSISIFAGFVALSLRPPGRPKGKRVTPNPQPLGEG from the coding sequence ATGACAACCACCGATGTCACACGGGTCGCCGCCTACCGGGAGGTGACCGACAGGAACGGACGCGTCTACCGCGTGGGCGAGTCCGACATCGACATCATGGGGCGCAAGCGCAAGTGGATGGTGATCCTGCCCTGGATCGGGATGATGGGCATCTCCTCCGCCGAGTACGCGTTCGCGTCCGCCGAGGACACGCTGCACGAGGCCCAGCACTGGTCCAGCGGCAGCATCTACTGGATGATGACCGCCTGGGTGTTCTGCCAGGCCGCCGTCGCGTTTCCGGCGGGACGGCTGCGGGAGAGCGGCAAGCTGCCGGCGCGCTGGGCGATGATGCTGGGGTCGGCCGGCACGCTGCTGGGCTATCTGTCGCTGGCGTACGCGCCGCACGTCTCGCTCGCCTTCATCGGGTTCGGCGTGTTCAGCGGCATGGGTGCCGGCATGGTGTACGCGACCTGCGTCAACATGGTCGGCAAGTGGTACCCGGAGCGCCGGGGCGGGAAGACCGGCTTCGTCAACGGCGGTTTCGCCTACGGCTCGGTGCCGTTCGTCTTCATCTTCCACGGCTACATGGACACCTCCAACTTCCGCTGGGTGCTGGTTTCCGCGGGTGTCTTCCTCGCGGCGATGGTGGCGATCGCCGGCTTCTACTTCCGGGACCCGCCGAAGAACTGGTGGCCGGCCGCCGTCGACCCGCTGAACCCGCCGGCCGACCCGCGGGCCCGGCGTTCGCTGGAGAAGAACCCGCCGGCCGTCAAGCAGTACTCCCCGATGGAGGCCTGGAAGACCGGCCGGGTGGCGCTGATGTGGTTCTGTCTCGCCTGCACCTCCGGTGTGAACATCTTCGGCATCGCCTTCCAGGTCGACATCGGCGAGGAGGCGGGCTTCGCGGCCGGGATCGTGGCCGCGGCGATGTCGCTGAAGGCGATCGTCAACGGCACCGGGCGCGGCGTCATCGGCTGGCTCTCCGACCTCTACGGCCGCAAGCAGTGCCTGCTCTACGTGTGCGCCATCCTGGGTCTGGCCCAGTTCGGCATCATCTGGTCGGCCGAGATCAAGAACCTGCCGTTGTTCCTGGTCTTCTCCGCCATCTCAGGTTTCGGCGGTGGCGCCATCTTCCCGATGTTCGCGGCGCTGACGGCGGACTACTTCGGCGAGAACAACAACGCCACCAACTACGGGATGGTCTACAGCTCCAAGCTCGTCTCCGGCCTCGGTGCGGGCATGGGTTCCGTGGTCGTCGGCGTCTGGGGCTACAACGGCGCCTTCAGCCTGGCGGGCAGTATCTCGATCTTCGCCGGGTTCGTGGCGCTGTCGCTGAGGCCTCCGGGGCGCCCGAAGGGCAAGCGCGTCACTCCGAATCCCCAGCCGCTCGGCGAGGGATGA